A section of the Pimelobacter simplex genome encodes:
- a CDS encoding HYR domain-containing protein, which yields MLPPPERPRSRHARLLAAAAFLLAGVLVAPPSYADGAVEPAPAPAPPVTEPEVTPTPEPTPEPEPAPEPEPEPAPTPTPEPAPEPEPAPAPPAKTPGKAKQAAPQAVPQAAPQAAPGPVIEGENPILRTATSVNGAQVDVDFTISGGWASQSIVAGACVVSPVEVNSPQDLLGIQFLGATGTRFFHATKQFPIGTTYGACLWGRFSLLNPIDFKFQKFTVVVNDPAPTITVPADQEIEATSAAGAAVPFTVSANDPIDGALSASCVRPGDVPVASGDTFAIGTTTVTCTSALNSRGKRATDSFEVTVADTTAPTIDVPEAVYDPVTDSRGFVLTATSADGAVLTYTTTTTDAVDPAPQVTCTRASGSVAPIGTGTFTCRAKDAAGNESDLLSLSVRVLAPAPTISVPDDLVAEATGPDGAPVDFAAGGRDFVDTALPAECRTGADGSGPVVASGATFALGTTTVRCAVEDQWGGTASDTFTVSVEDTTAPVITVPADFSVDATGDEGAVVTYQATATDLVHGEVPVSCTPASGTTFAIGTTTVTCTASDPATVVARAGTSSATFTVTVVAEVEGEVGGEVDNGAGTGGGTPTAAALPDTGAPALLGPSVLGALLLMLGGGLLLVRRREA from the coding sequence ATGCTCCCTCCCCCCGAAAGACCCCGTTCTCGGCATGCCCGGCTCCTCGCCGCCGCTGCCTTCCTGCTGGCCGGCGTGCTCGTCGCGCCGCCCTCGTACGCCGACGGCGCGGTCGAGCCCGCCCCCGCCCCGGCCCCGCCCGTGACCGAACCCGAGGTCACCCCGACCCCCGAGCCCACTCCGGAGCCCGAGCCAGCCCCCGAGCCCGAGCCCGAGCCCGCGCCGACCCCGACCCCGGAGCCGGCCCCCGAGCCCGAGCCCGCGCCGGCACCCCCGGCCAAGACCCCCGGCAAGGCCAAGCAGGCCGCCCCGCAGGCCGTACCCCAGGCGGCCCCGCAGGCCGCCCCCGGCCCGGTGATCGAGGGCGAGAACCCGATCCTCCGCACCGCCACCAGCGTCAACGGCGCGCAGGTCGACGTGGACTTCACGATCAGCGGCGGCTGGGCGAGCCAGAGCATCGTCGCGGGCGCCTGCGTGGTCAGCCCGGTCGAGGTGAACAGCCCCCAGGACCTGCTGGGGATCCAGTTCCTCGGTGCCACCGGCACCCGGTTCTTCCACGCCACCAAGCAGTTCCCGATCGGCACCACCTACGGCGCGTGCCTGTGGGGCCGGTTCAGCCTGCTCAACCCGATCGACTTCAAGTTCCAGAAGTTCACCGTGGTCGTCAACGACCCGGCGCCGACGATCACCGTTCCCGCCGACCAGGAGATCGAGGCGACGAGTGCCGCGGGCGCCGCGGTCCCGTTCACGGTCTCGGCCAACGACCCGATCGACGGGGCGCTGAGCGCGAGCTGCGTGCGCCCGGGCGACGTACCGGTGGCGTCGGGTGACACCTTCGCGATCGGTACGACGACCGTCACCTGCACGAGCGCGCTCAACTCGCGCGGCAAGCGGGCCACGGACTCCTTCGAGGTCACCGTGGCCGACACGACGGCGCCGACGATCGACGTACCCGAGGCGGTCTACGACCCGGTCACCGACAGCCGCGGCTTCGTGCTCACCGCCACCAGCGCGGACGGCGCGGTCCTCACCTACACGACGACCACGACGGACGCCGTCGACCCGGCACCACAGGTCACCTGCACCCGGGCCTCCGGCAGCGTCGCACCCATCGGGACGGGCACCTTCACCTGCCGCGCCAAGGACGCGGCGGGCAACGAGAGCGACCTGCTCTCGCTCTCGGTGCGGGTCCTGGCGCCGGCGCCGACCATCAGCGTCCCCGACGACCTCGTGGCCGAGGCCACTGGTCCGGACGGTGCGCCGGTGGACTTCGCGGCCGGCGGCCGCGACTTCGTCGACACCGCCCTGCCGGCCGAGTGCCGCACCGGCGCCGACGGCTCCGGGCCCGTGGTGGCCTCGGGCGCGACGTTCGCGCTGGGGACCACGACGGTGCGCTGCGCGGTCGAGGACCAGTGGGGCGGCACCGCGAGCGACACGTTCACGGTGAGCGTCGAGGACACCACCGCCCCGGTGATCACCGTCCCCGCTGACTTCAGCGTCGACGCGACCGGTGACGAGGGTGCCGTGGTGACCTACCAGGCCACCGCGACCGACCTGGTCCACGGCGAGGTGCCGGTGAGCTGCACGCCCGCGTCGGGCACCACCTTCGCGATCGGTACGACGACCGTGACCTGCACGGCGTCCGACCCGGCGACCGTGGTCGCCCGGGCCGGCACGTCCAGCGCCACCTTCACGGTGACCGTCGTCGCCGAGGTCGAGGGTGAGGTCGGCGGTGAGGTCGACAACGGGGCCGGTACCGGCGGCGGTACGCCGACCGCGGCCGCGCTGCCCGACACCGGTGCCCCCGCGCTGCTCGGCCCGAGCGTGCTCGGTGCCCTGCTGCTGATGCTGGGCGGCGGTCTGCTGCTGGTTCGGCGTCGCGAGGCCTGA
- a CDS encoding inositol monophosphatase family protein, which yields MSDDARVARAAAEAGAAVVRARYGGTLVRHAKDGLDFATDADLAAERAILDVLTRERPGDLVVGEELGATGDRDASRRWLVDPLCGTLNFAATTPLVAVNVALQVGGRTTAAAVVDPIARQTWSTDDPPTPSSASGLVDVNADGPLDGPFAGAQLIADPAFRRAFGPRVLSTTLALACVSDGRRAGYVTDGAPGTLHDSVHFAAGIAVCRAAGCVVTDLHGGAVETGRGLLAAADEPTHTALLALLRPHLG from the coding sequence GTGAGCGACGACGCCCGGGTCGCCCGCGCGGCCGCGGAGGCGGGCGCCGCCGTCGTCCGCGCCCGGTACGGCGGCACGCTGGTCCGCCACGCCAAGGACGGCCTCGACTTCGCCACCGACGCCGACCTCGCCGCCGAGCGGGCGATCCTCGACGTCCTCACCCGCGAGCGTCCCGGCGACCTGGTGGTCGGCGAGGAGCTCGGCGCCACCGGCGACCGCGACGCGTCCCGGCGCTGGCTGGTCGACCCCCTGTGCGGGACGCTCAACTTCGCCGCCACCACTCCCCTGGTCGCCGTCAACGTCGCGCTCCAGGTCGGCGGCCGGACCACCGCCGCCGCGGTCGTCGACCCGATCGCCCGGCAGACCTGGTCGACCGACGACCCGCCCACGCCGTCGTCCGCCTCGGGGCTGGTCGACGTCAACGCCGACGGCCCCCTCGACGGCCCGTTCGCCGGCGCCCAGCTGATCGCGGATCCCGCGTTCCGCCGGGCTTTCGGGCCCCGGGTGCTGTCGACGACGCTGGCGCTGGCGTGCGTGTCCGACGGCCGGCGCGCGGGCTACGTGACCGACGGGGCGCCGGGCACGCTGCACGACAGCGTCCACTTCGCGGCGGGGATCGCCGTCTGCCGCGCGGCGGGCTGCGTCGTCACCGACCTGCACGGCGGCGCCGTCGAGACCGGGCGCGGCCTCCTCGCCGCCGCCGACGAGCCCACCCACACCGCGCTCCTCGCCCTGCTCCGTCCGCACCTGGGCTGA
- a CDS encoding NUDIX hydrolase — MSALPDGLPEWLVPVAEGARAIEGSDLTAFLPPKDRPVRRGAVLMLLGEHDVLLTERAHDMRSHPGQVSFPGGSIDPGETAVEAALREAQEEIGVDPAGVEVFASLPELWLPPSNFAVTPILGWWREPGPIRVASPQEVHAIHRVPLSELFDPEHRIQVRHPGGWTGPGFLIGPDKDVILWGFTGGILTRFFDFLGWLPPVSDPPVHDLPEYMLAEYVRRTARAADDDDAGDGMDLLEPNE, encoded by the coding sequence GTGAGCGCCCTCCCCGACGGCCTTCCCGAGTGGCTGGTGCCCGTCGCCGAGGGCGCGCGGGCGATCGAGGGCAGCGACCTCACGGCGTTCCTGCCTCCCAAGGACCGTCCGGTACGACGCGGCGCGGTGCTCATGCTCCTCGGCGAGCACGACGTCCTGCTCACCGAGCGCGCCCACGACATGCGCTCGCACCCGGGCCAGGTCTCCTTCCCCGGCGGCAGCATCGACCCCGGCGAGACCGCGGTCGAGGCGGCGCTGCGCGAGGCGCAGGAGGAGATCGGCGTCGACCCGGCCGGGGTCGAGGTCTTCGCGAGCCTGCCCGAGCTGTGGCTGCCGCCGTCCAACTTCGCGGTCACGCCGATCCTGGGCTGGTGGCGCGAGCCCGGCCCGATCCGGGTGGCCTCGCCCCAAGAGGTGCACGCGATCCACCGGGTGCCGCTGTCCGAGCTGTTCGACCCCGAGCACCGGATCCAGGTCCGCCACCCCGGCGGCTGGACCGGTCCGGGCTTCCTGATCGGCCCCGACAAGGACGTCATCCTGTGGGGATTCACCGGCGGCATCCTGACCCGATTCTTCGACTTCCTCGGGTGGCTCCCCCCGGTGAGCGACCCGCCGGTGCATGATCTCCCGGAGTACATGCTCGCCGAGTACGTCCGTCGTACCGCTCGGGCAGCCGACGACGACGACGCGGGAGACGGCATGGACCTCCTGGAGCCGAACGAGTGA
- a CDS encoding RidA family protein: MPTPEERLAALGLSVPDVVPPVAVYVPAVRSGDHVYTAGQLPMRDGALMATGKVGAEVSAEDAYACARQCALNAIAAIRSIAGDLSNVRIVKVVAFVASTPDFTGQPGVANGASELLGEVFGDAGVHARSAVGVPVLPLDAPVEVEVIAEIVGAA; the protein is encoded by the coding sequence GTGCCGACCCCCGAGGAGCGCCTCGCCGCGCTCGGCCTGAGCGTCCCCGACGTCGTGCCGCCGGTGGCGGTCTACGTGCCGGCGGTGCGCAGCGGTGACCACGTCTACACGGCCGGCCAGCTGCCGATGCGCGACGGTGCCCTGATGGCGACCGGCAAGGTCGGTGCCGAGGTGAGCGCCGAGGACGCCTACGCCTGTGCGCGGCAGTGCGCGCTCAACGCGATCGCGGCGATCCGCTCGATCGCCGGCGACCTGAGCAACGTGCGCATCGTCAAGGTGGTCGCGTTCGTCGCGTCCACGCCCGACTTCACCGGTCAGCCGGGGGTCGCCAACGGCGCCTCGGAGCTGCTCGGCGAGGTGTTCGGCGACGCGGGTGTGCACGCGCGCTCCGCGGTCGGCGTACCGGTGCTGCCGCTCGACGCGCCCGTCGAGGTCGAGGTGATCGCCGAGATCGTCGGCGCTGCCTGA
- a CDS encoding DUF4177 domain-containing protein — MTKWEYQVAPVLNHVAAQILNNFGQDGWELVTLIPGQGGNDIAYFKRPAEA, encoded by the coding sequence ATGACCAAGTGGGAGTACCAGGTGGCGCCCGTCCTCAACCATGTCGCGGCGCAGATCCTCAACAACTTCGGCCAGGACGGGTGGGAGCTCGTCACGCTCATCCCCGGCCAGGGCGGCAACGACATCGCCTACTTCAAGCGTCCGGCCGAGGCCTGA
- a CDS encoding ABC transporter ATP-binding protein: MTELAASTRGLTKSYGHGDTLVHALRGVDLDLPAGRFTAIMGPSGSGKSTLMHCLAGLDQPTSGSVTVAGRELAGLDDDGLTRFRRDHLGFVFQAFNLLPMLTAEQNIWLPTELAGRDRRDPELAARFAQVVDTLGISARLTHRPAEMSGGQQQRVAIARALVNAPAIVFADEPTGNLDSTTSAEVLAFLRRSVRELGQTVVMVTHENEAARYADDVVVLTDGQIASRVAA; the protein is encoded by the coding sequence ATGACCGAACTCGCCGCCAGCACCCGCGGCCTCACCAAGTCCTACGGCCACGGCGACACCCTGGTCCACGCGCTCCGCGGCGTCGACCTCGACCTGCCGGCCGGCCGCTTCACCGCGATCATGGGGCCCTCCGGCTCCGGCAAGTCCACGCTGATGCACTGCCTGGCCGGGCTCGACCAGCCGACCTCCGGCAGCGTCACGGTGGCCGGCCGCGAGCTGGCCGGCCTGGACGACGACGGGCTCACCCGGTTCCGCCGCGACCACCTCGGCTTCGTCTTCCAGGCGTTCAACCTGCTGCCGATGCTGACCGCCGAGCAGAACATCTGGCTGCCCACCGAGCTCGCCGGCCGCGACCGTCGCGACCCCGAGCTGGCGGCGCGCTTCGCGCAGGTCGTCGACACGCTCGGCATCAGCGCGCGGCTCACCCACCGCCCGGCGGAGATGTCCGGCGGCCAGCAGCAGCGGGTCGCGATCGCCCGGGCGCTCGTGAACGCGCCGGCCATCGTCTTCGCCGACGAGCCCACCGGCAACCTCGACAGCACCACGTCGGCCGAGGTGCTGGCGTTCCTGCGCCGGTCGGTGCGCGAGCTGGGCCAGACCGTCGTCATGGTCACCCACGAGAACGAGGCCGCGCGCTACGCCGACGACGTCGTCGTACTCACCGACGGCCAGATCGCCAGCCGGGTCGCGGCCTGA
- a CDS encoding Crp/Fnr family transcriptional regulator, whose translation MDNDVLRQAPLFSALDDEAMAALRTSLATTRLRRGEVLFHEGDSGDKLYVVLEGKVKLGRTSSDGRENLLAIMGPGQMFGELSLFDPGPRSATVTCVTDAEFASLSHEDLLRWLEGRPVVARGLLAQLAARLRKANDVVADLVFSDVPGRVAKALLDLAERFGRTADDGVHVHHDLTQEELAQLVGASRETVNKALADFASRGWLRLEPRSVVILDMERMSRRAR comes from the coding sequence GTGGACAACGACGTACTCCGTCAGGCGCCACTGTTCAGTGCCCTCGACGACGAGGCCATGGCAGCGCTGCGCACGTCGCTGGCCACCACGCGGCTGCGCCGCGGTGAGGTGCTGTTCCACGAGGGCGACAGCGGCGACAAGCTGTACGTCGTCCTCGAGGGCAAGGTGAAGCTCGGCCGCACGTCCTCCGACGGCCGCGAGAACCTGCTCGCGATCATGGGACCGGGCCAGATGTTCGGCGAGCTCTCGCTCTTCGACCCGGGCCCGCGCTCGGCCACGGTCACCTGCGTGACCGACGCCGAGTTCGCCTCGCTGTCCCACGAGGACCTGCTGCGCTGGCTCGAGGGCCGCCCCGTCGTGGCCCGCGGCCTGCTCGCCCAGCTGGCCGCGCGCCTGCGCAAGGCCAACGACGTCGTCGCCGACCTCGTCTTCTCCGACGTGCCCGGCCGCGTCGCCAAGGCGCTGCTCGACCTCGCCGAGCGCTTCGGCCGCACCGCCGACGACGGCGTCCACGTGCACCACGACCTCACCCAGGAGGAGCTCGCCCAGCTGGTCGGCGCCTCCCGCGAGACGGTCAACAAGGCGCTCGCCGACTTCGCCTCGCGGGGTTGGCTGCGGCTCGAGCCGCGCTCAGTCGTCATCCTCGACATGGAGCGGATGTCGCGCCGCGCCCGCTGA
- a CDS encoding TlpA family protein disulfide reductase yields the protein MARRLSALFVALVAAGVLLTGCDSVAPAFACKVDATTPDLVKDREAAGIADCVPGDWSTGDGAAAELPDLRLDCLGGEKGASLSEIHGPALINFWASNCAPCRKEMPALQKFYEKYGDQVTVIGVNYLDTYPGAAIDLARISGVTYPSLADGCGDLQDTKTELGAGLPFFLFVHEDGTISRPHAGGVSSPDEVVELVKENLGLDLTAKAAS from the coding sequence ATGGCCCGACGCCTCTCCGCCCTCTTCGTGGCGCTGGTGGCGGCGGGAGTCCTGCTCACCGGCTGCGACAGCGTCGCCCCGGCGTTCGCCTGCAAGGTCGACGCCACGACGCCCGACCTGGTCAAGGACCGCGAGGCGGCCGGCATCGCCGACTGCGTGCCGGGCGACTGGTCGACGGGCGACGGAGCGGCGGCCGAGCTGCCCGACCTCCGGCTCGACTGCCTCGGCGGCGAGAAGGGCGCGTCCCTCTCCGAGATCCACGGGCCGGCGTTGATCAACTTCTGGGCGTCCAACTGCGCCCCGTGCCGCAAGGAGATGCCGGCGCTGCAGAAGTTCTACGAGAAGTACGGCGACCAGGTCACCGTGATCGGCGTCAACTACCTCGACACCTACCCGGGCGCGGCGATCGACCTGGCCCGGATCAGCGGCGTCACCTATCCCTCGCTCGCCGACGGCTGCGGGGACCTCCAGGACACCAAGACCGAGCTCGGCGCCGGGCTGCCGTTCTTCCTGTTCGTCCACGAGGACGGCACGATCTCCCGGCCCCACGCGGGCGGGGTGTCCTCGCCCGACGAGGTGGTCGAGCTCGTCAAGGAGAACCTCGGCCTCGACCTCACCGCCAAGGCCGCGTCGTGA
- the nth gene encoding endonuclease III, translating into MRPIDTSDETSTQLVRRARKIDRVLAETYPDAKAELDFDNAFECLVVTVLSAQTTDKRVNAVRPTLFAAYPDPASMAAADRAHLEQIVGPLGFFRAKTESLLKLSAALVETYDGQVPGRLEDLVTLPGVGRKTANVVLGNAFDVPGITVDTHFGRLARRLGFTDETDPVKVEHAVGALFPKRDWTMLSHHLIWHGRRRCHAKKPACGACPVARWCPSYGTGPTDPVEAEKLVRTEGPN; encoded by the coding sequence GTGCGGCCGATCGACACCAGCGACGAGACGTCGACCCAGCTCGTCCGCCGGGCGCGCAAGATCGACCGGGTCCTCGCCGAGACCTATCCCGACGCCAAGGCCGAGCTCGACTTCGACAACGCCTTCGAGTGTCTGGTCGTCACCGTGCTCTCGGCCCAGACCACCGACAAGCGGGTCAACGCGGTGCGCCCGACGCTGTTCGCGGCCTATCCCGACCCGGCGTCGATGGCCGCGGCCGACCGCGCCCACCTGGAGCAGATCGTCGGGCCGCTGGGCTTCTTCCGGGCCAAGACCGAGTCGCTGCTCAAGCTGAGCGCCGCCCTCGTCGAGACGTACGACGGCCAGGTCCCCGGCCGCCTCGAGGACCTCGTGACGCTGCCCGGGGTCGGCCGCAAGACCGCCAACGTGGTGCTCGGCAACGCCTTCGACGTCCCCGGCATCACCGTCGACACCCACTTCGGCCGGCTGGCCCGCCGGCTCGGCTTCACCGACGAGACCGATCCGGTCAAGGTCGAGCACGCGGTCGGCGCGCTCTTCCCCAAGCGCGACTGGACGATGCTCTCCCACCACCTGATCTGGCACGGCCGGCGCCGCTGCCACGCCAAGAAGCCCGCGTGCGGGGCCTGCCCGGTGGCGCGCTGGTGCCCGTCCTACGGCACCGGCCCGACCGACCCGGTCGAGGCGGAGAAGCTGGTCCGGACCGAGGGGCCCAACTGA
- a CDS encoding NUDIX hydrolase — MPPVPLPAHLADLAAEYADGRREPAAPRDAATVVLQRAGADGRPEIYLLRRHTTMAFAGGMCVFPGGGVDPRDYDHTVAWAGPTPAEWAARLGTSEDVARALICAAVRETFEESGVLLAGTSADSVVADTTGDDWEADRVALESRELSMTDFLDQRGLVLRTDLLGIWSGWLTPVFEPKRYRTWFFVARLPEGQVTRDVSSESSEVVWIPAADAADQADRGELAMLPPTYLTCLEVGTHATPEAVLAASTGRSVEMFTPSVEPLGEGFTLSMPDGLRPLVAQRRSGS, encoded by the coding sequence TTGCCGCCGGTCCCGCTGCCCGCGCACCTCGCCGACCTCGCCGCGGAGTACGCCGACGGCCGGCGCGAGCCGGCCGCCCCGCGTGATGCCGCGACGGTCGTGCTGCAGCGGGCCGGGGCCGACGGCCGGCCCGAGATCTACCTGCTGCGCCGGCACACGACGATGGCGTTCGCCGGGGGCATGTGCGTGTTCCCCGGCGGCGGCGTCGACCCGCGCGACTACGACCACACGGTCGCCTGGGCCGGGCCCACGCCGGCGGAGTGGGCGGCGCGGCTCGGCACCAGTGAGGACGTCGCGCGGGCGCTGATCTGTGCGGCGGTGCGCGAGACGTTCGAGGAGTCCGGCGTGCTGCTCGCCGGCACCTCGGCCGACAGCGTGGTGGCCGACACGACCGGCGACGACTGGGAGGCCGACCGGGTCGCGCTGGAGTCGCGGGAGCTGTCGATGACCGACTTCCTCGACCAGCGCGGGCTCGTGCTGCGCACCGACCTGCTGGGCATCTGGAGCGGCTGGCTGACGCCGGTCTTCGAGCCGAAGCGCTACCGGACGTGGTTCTTCGTGGCCCGGCTGCCCGAGGGGCAGGTGACGCGCGATGTCTCCAGCGAGTCCTCCGAGGTGGTCTGGATCCCGGCCGCCGACGCTGCCGACCAGGCGGACCGGGGCGAGCTGGCGATGCTGCCGCCGACGTACCTGACCTGTCTCGAGGTCGGCACCCACGCCACGCCCGAGGCGGTCCTGGCGGCCAGCACCGGTCGCTCGGTCGAGATGTTCACGCCGTCGGTCGAGCCGCTCGGTGAGGGCTTCACCCTCTCGATGCCCGATGGGCTGCGCCCGCTCGTGGCCCAGCGGCGGTCGGGCTCGTGA
- a CDS encoding sensor histidine kinase, translating into MTRADRQPWRLGPRGERWFDLGLVVFLLLPAVPYVFFVDVVDGLLMVVQITPLLWRRRHSVAVFTAVALGCAAQAVLTDTPLWSQFAFPVATYSVARYAGPRWALAALGTGVVGAAIAAVDWLRGFGNEMTTPENVTAYFITIALFVVVAWTLGTLGRTRQAYVDALVERGERLQREAAQQAALAAIEERHRIAREMHDVVAHGLTTIVVQADGARAAAAHDPSVTGPALGTIAATGREAIAELRRMLGILRAEGAPTTPQPRLTDLTDLVAEAQAAGTSVSAQLPGADIPVSDGVALTAYRIVQEALSNVRKHAGPGAAATVGVRVDRGALEITVTDDGRGAAATNDGRGLGLTGMRERVAAHDGTLDAGPAPDGGFALCARIPL; encoded by the coding sequence GTGACCCGAGCCGACCGACAGCCGTGGCGGCTGGGCCCGCGCGGCGAGCGGTGGTTCGACCTCGGGCTCGTCGTGTTCCTGCTGCTGCCGGCGGTGCCCTACGTCTTCTTCGTCGACGTGGTCGACGGCCTGCTGATGGTCGTCCAGATCACGCCGCTGCTGTGGCGCCGCCGGCACTCGGTCGCGGTGTTCACCGCGGTCGCGCTCGGCTGCGCCGCGCAGGCGGTGCTCACGGACACCCCGTTGTGGAGCCAGTTCGCGTTCCCGGTGGCGACCTACTCCGTCGCCCGGTACGCCGGCCCCCGGTGGGCGCTCGCCGCGCTCGGCACCGGCGTGGTCGGCGCCGCGATCGCGGCCGTGGACTGGCTGCGCGGGTTCGGCAACGAGATGACCACGCCCGAGAACGTGACGGCCTACTTCATCACCATCGCGCTCTTCGTCGTCGTGGCCTGGACGCTGGGCACCCTCGGCCGCACCCGCCAGGCGTACGTCGACGCGCTGGTGGAGCGCGGCGAGCGGCTCCAGCGCGAGGCCGCCCAGCAGGCGGCACTGGCCGCGATCGAGGAGCGGCACCGGATCGCCCGCGAGATGCACGACGTGGTGGCGCACGGGCTGACCACCATCGTGGTCCAGGCCGACGGGGCGCGGGCCGCGGCGGCGCACGACCCGTCGGTGACCGGGCCGGCGCTGGGCACGATCGCGGCGACCGGGCGCGAGGCGATCGCCGAGCTGCGCCGGATGCTCGGCATCCTGCGTGCCGAGGGGGCGCCGACGACGCCGCAGCCGCGGCTCACCGACCTGACCGATCTCGTCGCCGAGGCGCAGGCGGCGGGGACATCGGTCAGCGCCCAGCTCCCCGGGGCGGACATCCCGGTCTCCGACGGCGTCGCGCTGACGGCGTACCGGATCGTGCAGGAGGCGCTCAGCAACGTCCGCAAGCACGCCGGTCCCGGGGCCGCGGCGACGGTCGGCGTCCGGGTCGATCGCGGCGCGCTCGAGATCACCGTCACCGACGACGGCCGCGGCGCCGCGGCCACCAACGACGGCCGGGGGCTCGGCCTGACCGGCATGCGGGAGCGGGTCGCGGCCCATGACGGCACGCTCGACGCGGGCCCCGCGCCCGACGGCGGGTTCGCCCTGTGCGCGAGGATCCCCTTGTGA
- a CDS encoding MBL fold metallo-hydrolase, producing MSEPWSGGPYGDRGRCVLAPNPGIMTLDGTNTWILREPGSDRSIVVDPGPLDDGHLDAVAAVAGQVDAVVVTHHHYDHTEAARSFAERMGCGVRGLDPAQCWRSDPLSDGEVLSVGGLDIEVLTTPGHTTDSISLLVEADGALLTGDMVLGRGTTVIVHPDGDLGSYFDSIARMRALVTEGRVGSLWPAHGPVLPDAAGVLDHYVVHRRDRLAQVEAALPRLGLTPTDLPPDVAEHPTLPRQVVEVVYADVDESLWGAAESSVRAQLAYLARRR from the coding sequence GTGAGCGAGCCCTGGTCCGGCGGCCCGTACGGCGACCGCGGGCGCTGCGTCCTCGCGCCCAACCCCGGGATCATGACGCTCGACGGCACCAACACCTGGATCCTGCGCGAGCCCGGCTCGGACCGCTCGATCGTCGTCGACCCCGGCCCCCTGGACGACGGCCACCTCGACGCCGTCGCCGCGGTGGCCGGCCAGGTGGACGCCGTCGTGGTCACCCACCACCACTACGACCACACCGAGGCCGCCCGCTCGTTCGCCGAGCGGATGGGCTGCGGGGTGCGCGGTCTCGACCCGGCGCAGTGCTGGCGCTCGGACCCGCTCTCCGACGGTGAGGTGCTCTCCGTGGGTGGTCTGGACATCGAGGTGCTCACCACGCCCGGTCACACCACCGACTCGATCTCGCTGCTCGTCGAGGCCGACGGCGCCCTGCTGACCGGCGACATGGTGCTCGGCCGCGGGACGACGGTCATCGTGCACCCCGACGGCGACCTCGGCTCGTACTTCGACTCGATCGCCCGCATGCGCGCGCTCGTCACCGAGGGCCGGGTCGGCTCGCTGTGGCCCGCGCACGGGCCGGTGCTGCCCGATGCGGCCGGCGTCCTGGACCACTACGTCGTGCACCGGCGCGACCGGCTCGCCCAGGTCGAGGCCGCGCTGCCCCGGCTCGGCCTCACGCCGACCGACCTGCCGCCCGACGTCGCCGAGCACCCCACGCTGCCGCGCCAGGTGGTCGAGGTGGTCTACGCCGATGTCGACGAGTCGCTCTGGGGAGCGGCGGAGTCGTCGGTCCGCGCGCAGCTGGCCTACCTGGCCCGCCGGCGCTAA
- a CDS encoding response regulator transcription factor — protein sequence MSPGTQGEPIRVFLVDDQELVRAGFRMLIDSQPDLSVVGEAGDGGEALERLAVTRCDVVLMDVRMPRLDGVEATRRLTEQADPPQVIVLTTFDLDEYAFAAIRAGAAAFLLKDATPENLLGAIRTVHAGDSVVAPSTTRRLLEHFAAALPATAGSPDGTDADRLAALTERERETLVLVGRGFSNAEIAADFVVSEATVKTHIGRLLAKTGSRDRVQLVVLAYETGLVRP from the coding sequence GTGAGCCCAGGGACCCAGGGAGAGCCGATCCGCGTGTTCCTCGTCGACGACCAGGAGCTGGTGCGCGCCGGGTTCCGGATGCTCATCGACAGCCAGCCCGACCTGTCCGTCGTCGGCGAGGCCGGCGACGGCGGCGAGGCGCTCGAGCGACTGGCGGTGACGCGCTGCGACGTCGTCCTGATGGACGTGCGGATGCCGCGCCTCGACGGCGTCGAGGCCACCCGCCGCCTCACCGAGCAGGCCGATCCCCCGCAGGTGATCGTGCTGACCACGTTCGACCTCGACGAGTACGCCTTCGCCGCCATCCGCGCAGGCGCGGCCGCCTTCCTGCTCAAGGACGCGACTCCCGAGAACCTGCTCGGCGCGATCCGCACGGTCCACGCCGGCGACTCCGTCGTCGCGCCCAGCACCACCCGCCGGCTGCTGGAGCACTTCGCCGCCGCGCTGCCGGCGACCGCGGGCTCCCCCGACGGCACGGACGCCGACCGCCTCGCCGCGCTGACCGAGCGCGAGCGCGAGACGCTCGTCCTGGTGGGCCGCGGCTTCTCCAACGCCGAGATCGCCGCGGACTTCGTCGTCTCCGAGGCGACCGTCAAGACCCACATCGGGCGGCTGCTGGCCAAGACCGGCTCGCGCGACCGGGTCCAGCTGGTGGTGCTCGCCTACGAGACCGGCCTGGTCCGGCCGTGA